One genomic segment of Pseudomonas chlororaphis subsp. aurantiaca includes these proteins:
- the recQ gene encoding DNA helicase RecQ: MLEQAQRVLKDIFGYDSFRGRQGAIIERVASGGDALVLMPTGGGKSLCFQVPALLREGLAVVVSPLIALMDDQVATLEELGVAAAALNSTLSAEQQRDLAARIRRGEVKMLYLAPERLVQPRMLVFLQNLDIALFAIDEAHCVSQWGHDFRPEYLQLGQLAEMFPQVPRIALTATADKRTREEIVNRLHLQNAERFLSSFDRPNIFYRIVPKEQPRKQLLAFLSERRSDAGIVYCLSRKKVDEVAAFLCEQGFPALPYHAGLPSELRAYHQKRFLNEEGLIMVATIAFGMGIDKPNVRFVAHLDLPKSLEAYYQETGRAGRDGLPADAWMAYGLQDVLMLKQMLQNSEGDERHKRLEQHKLDAMLALCEETRCRRQTLLAYFDEDMPQPCGHCDNCVDGVQTWDATEPARQALSAIYRTGQRYGVGHLVDVLLGKDTEKVRSFGHQHLSVFGVGKARSEGEWRSLFRQLVARGLADIDLEGYGGLRLSDSCRPLLKGEVTLELRRDIKPQTAVKSSTSQASQLVRGEEREQWEALRALRRKLAEEHGVPPYVIFPDSTLLEMLRSQPGSLAEMARVSGVGARKLERYGEAFLEVLGGETQAPKVVADIRHELITLARAGMTPLQIAGQLQCSEKNVYTMLAEAVGKQQLSLEQALDLPEDLLGEIQDAFLDGEGELPSVSEVAELFAGRVPEGVLYCVRAALESEFEM, translated from the coding sequence ATGCTCGAACAGGCTCAGCGCGTCCTCAAGGACATCTTCGGCTACGACAGTTTCCGTGGCCGTCAAGGTGCGATCATTGAGCGTGTGGCCAGTGGTGGCGACGCCCTGGTACTGATGCCTACCGGCGGCGGCAAGTCGTTGTGCTTCCAGGTCCCGGCCTTGCTGCGCGAGGGCCTGGCGGTGGTGGTCTCGCCGTTGATCGCGCTGATGGACGATCAGGTCGCGACCCTGGAGGAACTCGGGGTCGCCGCGGCGGCGCTGAACTCCACCTTGAGCGCCGAGCAGCAGCGCGACCTGGCCGCGCGCATCCGGCGGGGCGAAGTGAAGATGCTGTACCTGGCGCCGGAGCGCCTGGTGCAACCGCGGATGCTGGTGTTCCTGCAGAACCTCGACATCGCCCTGTTCGCCATCGACGAGGCGCATTGCGTGTCCCAGTGGGGGCATGATTTCCGCCCGGAATACCTGCAGCTGGGCCAACTGGCGGAAATGTTCCCCCAGGTGCCGCGCATCGCCCTGACTGCTACCGCCGACAAGCGGACCCGCGAGGAGATCGTCAATCGCCTGCACCTGCAGAATGCCGAGCGTTTCCTCTCCAGTTTCGACCGTCCGAACATCTTCTATCGCATCGTTCCCAAGGAGCAGCCGCGCAAGCAACTGCTGGCGTTCCTCAGCGAACGGCGCAGCGATGCCGGCATCGTCTACTGCCTGTCGCGCAAGAAGGTCGACGAGGTGGCCGCATTCCTCTGCGAGCAGGGCTTCCCGGCGTTGCCCTATCACGCCGGATTGCCCAGCGAACTGCGGGCCTATCACCAGAAGCGCTTTCTCAACGAGGAAGGGCTGATCATGGTCGCGACCATCGCTTTCGGCATGGGCATCGACAAGCCCAACGTGCGTTTCGTGGCGCATCTGGACCTGCCCAAGTCCCTCGAGGCCTATTACCAGGAAACCGGGCGCGCCGGACGTGACGGCCTGCCCGCCGATGCCTGGATGGCCTACGGCCTGCAGGACGTGCTGATGCTCAAGCAGATGCTGCAGAACTCCGAGGGCGACGAGCGCCACAAGCGCCTGGAGCAGCACAAGCTCGATGCCATGCTGGCGTTGTGCGAGGAAACCCGCTGCCGGCGCCAGACTCTGCTGGCCTACTTCGACGAAGACATGCCACAGCCATGTGGCCATTGCGACAACTGTGTCGATGGCGTGCAGACCTGGGATGCCACCGAGCCGGCGCGCCAGGCGCTGTCGGCGATCTATCGCACCGGCCAGCGTTATGGCGTCGGCCACCTGGTGGACGTGCTGCTGGGCAAGGACACGGAAAAGGTCCGCAGCTTCGGCCATCAGCATCTTTCCGTGTTCGGCGTGGGCAAGGCCCGTAGCGAAGGCGAATGGCGCTCGCTGTTCCGCCAACTGGTGGCCCGTGGCCTGGCCGACATCGATCTGGAAGGCTATGGCGGCCTGCGTCTGAGCGACAGCTGCCGGCCGCTGCTCAAGGGCGAGGTGACCCTGGAACTGCGCCGCGACATAAAGCCGCAGACTGCCGTCAAGAGCAGCACCAGCCAGGCCAGCCAACTGGTGCGTGGCGAAGAGCGCGAACAGTGGGAAGCCTTGCGCGCCCTGCGGCGCAAACTGGCGGAAGAACATGGCGTGCCGCCCTATGTCATTTTTCCCGACTCCACCCTGCTGGAAATGCTCCGCAGCCAGCCTGGCTCCCTGGCGGAAATGGCCCGGGTCAGCGGCGTCGGCGCGCGCAAACTGGAGCGTTACGGCGAGGCGTTCCTCGAAGTGCTGGGCGGGGAGACACAGGCGCCGAAAGTGGTGGCCGACATCCGCCACGAGCTGATTACCCTGGCCCGCGCCGGCATGACGCCGCTGCAGATCGCCGGGCAATTGCAGTGCTCGGAAAAGAACGTTTACACAATGCTCGCCGAAGCCGTGGGCAAGCAGCAGCTGTCCCTGGAGCAGGCGCTGGATCTGCCGGAAGACCTGCTCGGCGAGATCCAGGACGCCTTTCTCGATGGCGAAGGCGAGCTGCCTTCGGTGAGCGAAGTGGCTGAGCTGTTTGCCGGTCGCGTGCCGGAAGGTGTGCTGTATTGCGTGCGTGCGGCGCTGGAATCGGAATTCGAGATGTGA
- a CDS encoding MarR family transcriptional regulator: MPLTDQHRFGMQLAQMSRGWRAELDRRLAGLGLSQARWLVLLHLARFDEAPTQRELAQSVGVEGPTLARLLDSLETQGLVQRQSVVEDRRAKKIVLCAPALPLIEQIETIATALRSELFVGVDEEDMRVCMRVHAHILANLEKS, translated from the coding sequence ATGCCGTTAACCGATCAACACCGTTTTGGCATGCAGTTGGCGCAGATGTCCCGAGGCTGGCGCGCCGAACTGGATCGCCGTCTGGCCGGGCTTGGCCTGTCCCAGGCCCGCTGGCTGGTGCTGCTGCACCTCGCCCGTTTCGATGAAGCTCCGACCCAGCGTGAACTTGCCCAGAGTGTCGGCGTCGAAGGACCGACCCTGGCGCGGCTGCTCGACAGCCTGGAAACCCAGGGCCTGGTGCAACGGCAGTCGGTGGTCGAGGATCGCCGGGCGAAGAAGATCGTTCTGTGCGCCCCGGCGCTGCCCTTGATCGAGCAGATCGAAACCATCGCCACCGCCTTGCGCAGTGAATTGTTCGTCGGTGTCGATGAAGAGGATATGCGGGTATGCATGCGGGTTCACGCGCATATCCTGGCCAATCTGGAAAAGTCTTGA